One Mus caroli chromosome 6, CAROLI_EIJ_v1.1, whole genome shotgun sequence genomic window, cagtgagcCAGCAGATGTATGGGGACTTGGTTCaactcccacctcctctctcttaaGTTTATACTGTaagtgagaaaaaagaaaaaaacaggtttGTGTGCAAAACCACACTCATAAGTAGCAGCCAaatcttgaactcatagaatgTGGACGTGGAACAGTGGTTAcaagaggctgtggagaaagaacacaggagaaaaatagagaagaTCTGCAAAGAGGCACTACGTTTCTCTTTCATAAAGAAATGAATTCTGGGGTTCTACAGTAAAACAGCATATATAATTAACAATAATGCCTTATAGATTTCATAttaggaatttaaaaatacaacaaagaaaTGGTGAAAACTTAAGGTGTTGGATTTACTGTTTACCCTAAATTGATCACTGCACAATGCATACTTAAATCAAAAAAATGTCACATTGTAACTGAGACTgtcctttgtttctgtgtttgttttgttttgagacagggtctctctgcataggccctagttgtcctggaactcactctgtagaccaggctggcctcgaactcacagagatccacctgcctaaaAAGTAAAGGGTTCTATGATTGAAGGTGTGGACTGCCCAGAactttatttatacttatttcatgtgcattggtttTTGCCGGCATTGTGCCTGTGAGAGGGTGTGAGAACTAGTTACAGACagaccatgtgggtgctgggaactgaaccagggtcctctggaagagcagccagtgctcttaatcgcggagcaatctctccaaccccataaCCCAATGTTCTCTTGATTACAAAGAACCTGTGATGCTCCAAGTTACCAGAAGTCAAGAGCTGTACCCTCAAGAAGCTGGAGATTCATGGGAGAGTCAAGACTAACATTATGGATAGACTAGTTCATATCCCagttaggtggtggtggtgggtgggggtgttCCTAGTGGGAAATAGCAAAGAGAATTCTAAGTAGATTTGGGGAGGAGAGAATAAGACTGGAGGAAAAATTCTATGCTGGAGTTTGATTCAGCTGTGGAAGTGGGAGCTACAAGGTTCCTCCCCAGAATCTCTTATGTTTAGGAGCTGAGGTCCTAGCTCACCCAGCAGAGTGCTCCCCAGGCACTCCCCTCGGAGAATGGGGTGTGGCAGcgcccacctgtaatcccaacactgggaagatggaggaaggaggagcagagaATCCAGGTCCTgtgctgagttccaggccagcctgacaTACTAGAGACTatccagaagaaaagagaagcctAGTGTTTGTAACTCTCTGCCCAtcaccctcatccccaccccacccccaccctgtctccatccccTAGTTCAGGCTAAACTGAAGTAAAAGAAGTGAAGTTACAGAGTGAGGCTCACTCTCAAGGGTAACAGTGGAGCTGAGATGTAAGCCACCTTCCTCTCCAGGCTTAAAAGGGTGGATCAGATGAAGGGAGTTAGCTCTCTAGGCCTTTGGTCTGGTTTCTTCTGAGGAGgtccttcttcctcctgggtCTTGGTGGGAAACCCCTCAAATTCCACAGATGTCAAGAAAAAGACATCCCTCAGCAGCACGTGGAAGTAGAGAAAAAGAACTTCGAAACCCTTTTGTCCCTTGAAACAGACTTGGGACTCTTCTCTGCCCTGCAAGGTGTGTCGCGCGCCCAACTCCCTTTTTCATTGACTCTCAGAGATGCGCAGGAGACCTGGATGCTTGTGCCTCTTAGAAGGAAATGTGAGCCGGAGCGCCAGAGGCTGGTGAGGAAAGCAGGCTTCGCCTCCTAACCACACTCTGGGTACCCTCTCACCCGCCAAGCAGCTGGGAAATCTGACCTAACACAGCTGCCCCCTCCACGCCCTGAAGGAGCGAGCCCATTTGCTCCTCAGAGTGGAAAGTCctctttttaaactttcaaacTTGACCAGCATCAAAGTTACTCTGcgagattgggggaggggggagggggccgGAGAAGTGGAGTCTCCCGGTCTCCTCATCTCCTCATCTCTCTAAACCGTCCTCCTTGCGGTGCTGCGATGATTCATCCTTTACCACGAAGCAGGCCATAGTTTGCAAAATGTCCAAGGCAGCTAAAAATAtctcagtttaaaaagaaaattcttattcttcttcttttttcattttgtgttgcaAGCAGTGGCACAATTTTTTCCCCTTAAGTCATTAACCCTATACGCCTACAGTGAAAACAGGATAGAATCTGATTCCTATAGATTAGTTTTGCGCAGCACGTTTTTAATTGGAATaacttaaatttttgaaaaatggaTACAAGTGTTTTAGTTGTGCCTGGAAATGCTCAAAAAGAAACATTGGCCTTCTCATGTATTTCCAATAAATTCTAAGCACAGTACCTGAAAGCAATTCTGTAAGATATAATTAGAGCTTTGGATGGTCCTGTCCATCCactcctgcccaccccacccccccttgGCTTGGTTTGCAGTCCTGCAATCTAAAGCTGGCTGTACTTAATGATGTTATTAAAAGTAGGGTACTAATTCTTCAAGGGCTCTGGTTGAGCTCTTCACACTGACAGCCTCTGGTCTCCATCAGGTTCTGCTGAGATTAGTAAGACCCCATGGGGATGAGATGAAGGAGAAGGTGCAAGCTCCTCCGCTCTCCCAAGGAACCTGTGTGTTTGGATTTTGTCTTAGGAACATGAGTGAGCCACGGATAAACTAAGAAcaagtcaggagacagagccaataagaaaacaacaaaaccagaaaccaacCAGAAGATCCAGGGCCGGATCTCTTCCTGCTATGTTACTTGTGAAGATCCTTATATTTTGAAGACCTGGTTCATTTAATGGAGAGCAATTCTGGGTGGAGAAAACTGCTATTTCAATTATTCTTATCAAGTCTGGGTTTTcaaaacaaattgtgtgtgtgtgtgtgtgtttacatgcccTCTCTGAGCATTTTAAGGCTATATGCCCTCAAGAGTAAAAGGCCAAAACTGTACTAGctcaacaaaatgatagaaaatgtttaatttaaaggTTGTTTCAAAGATTCAGTAGTTCCAATGTGGAAATATCTAGAatgaaacaaaagataaataatgGATAAACGACGATCAAAATTAGAATTCTAGAACTTGGAAGTGGGCTGAACTTGGGTCCTAAGTTATCCTGGTTTTTATTTAGGAATTAGGTACTGGTCACTGGCTCTTCTGCAAATCTAGTTCCTGGGCTCTTTTTTCTGATCCTTAAAATGAGTGATTAGATCGATGGGCCTCGCTCAGCTCTGGTCATCCAGGCACAAGGAATTCTAAAGCAGTGCTTCACTGAGGCACCAAGCCAGCTTATGATCTACGGAGAGTCACCTGGTTAGCCATCCACTGAGTAGCTTCTCTGGCATGGACATGCTAGGTCGTGTTCTTGCCTGTGTTGAAAAGCCTAACCTTTTCTAGGAATGAGAGGCTTTTTACTGTCCCATCCAGTGTAGAGAAGGATACTGCCCATTCACtgatttcaacatttttgtttgtttgcaacaAAAAGGTCCCTTGTCTCTCAAAATGCTAAATTAGACTCAAACGCCAAGAATTCCTACTTTAAAGATGATTATTCTGGAGGAAGAAGCCCGAACAGCAGTGACCATTTTTCACAGGCATGCTCAGCCATCAGGGAAGCTTAATAAACCCCTATTTAGTATGCATTTATGCAGTGATTACATGAACTTTGACCTCTGAAGAGCTGTAGCAATTAGGTCCAGTGTCCAGCGTCTTCTACACACCGGTCCCCacaggctcccccccccccattctcaaTGCAGTTTGTGCTCTAGGAGGTCATAGATTATTAAAGCTGGCTTTGTAGCCCAAGAGTTTCTTCCATGCAAGTCAGTTTGCCCTCCACTCCTGTCTGAACAGCCAGCTCAGATATTAGGGCTCTGATTGTCTATATTCCTCGAAAGCAATGGATTTCAATTCGGTCTTGTCCCACACTTTCACAAAGATTAGCGCTAGTGACTCAACGAGATTCGTTTTCTGAGATGAACAGGAACTCTTCGGGTCAGactaatttaacatttttaaaggtatTCAGTGCCACTTATTTTACTTGAAATTTGAGTGAATTGGCAGAAAAAGGCGCAGTGGGAGGGCAGCTGGAAGCGTCTCTCTTTCCCCACAAAAAGAActaagagggaagaggaaagtgtTTTAAGTTTCTAGTAAACATTGTTTAGCAAAAGAATAATAGGAAAGTTGCCCCTTTCCCGAAGAGGAATGGAACTCTAATTGTTGCCTTTAGCTGAGAGCTCAGATAAACTGCTGGGACTCATTCTAAAGTGACCCACCGCTGCATTCATCTCGTCTTGAACTTTCGGTGAACCTGAGATTAAACAGGGGTGAGCAGCTAAGCAGTTTGTTGTTAGCAGCCTTTTCAACAACCCTTTCAGACTGAGTAAATATTGATCGGTTTGAATCTGATTGCCCCAGAGGAAAACACTGCTGCATCTGAATAGCCTCCAAAAGTAAACTCTCAAAGGTGAACCCAAAGCAGACTTCACAGTCACAGCAAGACCTAACGCAGGCTAGTTTGAGGACATCTTCCATTTTGCCAGTACTTTGATGATGAAgatggaggaaataaaaaaataaaacaaacaaacaaattttatatTGCAATTACCTGGGATTCCTGATTAAaacctttgtttcattttttaaatgtatcaacaaaatgttattttctgtttctatttacaATTGCTATCATTTCTCAAGGCGCTAACTCTGCCCCTCAGAAACCAGAACAGAAGAGAGACCTTAAAATAGGATGTGTTAAACGCCTTTGATTTAATCGATTGGGACAGCTAAAAAAGATACAAATGTTTTCCTTGTTGAAAGGTGTATTAATGTCTCCTAAATGCATTACTTGTTAGCCGATTTATTCTATGACCTAGGAAAGGCTAGGGATATTTAGGCATAATTTATCGTTTTCTTCCCTTTCAGCTTCATTAAAACCAGCACCTTGAAGATCGGAATCTCTAGGATTCCTGCAGGTCTGACTGGCTTTCAGATATTGAAATCAAGAGAGTGGTATGCAAATGACACTCTAACACATTAAAGTATTTGAAAAGCAGCCATCTGTTTTGCTTTGTGGCCTTACACTAATAAACAAAAGATACAGTATAGCCAGGCgggggaaatgaaagaaaggggTGTTGCCTTTGAAGTTCTCACCATCCACTGGAATCTTTTCAGGCAATCTCTGAAGCCAGCAGCTGAGGGGAgggtgcctggtgcccttggtaTGCATGCAGCAACTGCTCCCACCAAGTCCTGGCTTCCTCATTTAACAGGGATATGTAGAAAATCTCAGAAGTCTTCCAGAAGGCCTGCAAATTCTAACGctttgtaggcttttttttttttctccccagccAATCTTTTCAAATCACCCTCTGAAAGGGAAGTCATGTCTGTATTTGTGATACTGTAGATTTTTTCACTCTGCTCTTAGGGATCAATGCCTCCAAAATACGTGtgaaagatgaagatgaagattcAGCTCCTTGGTCCCACACTTGCCTAGAATATACAAGGCCCTAAACTCCATCCCTAGCAGCAACCAGAAAAAAAGGTCAGAAAATGTTGCTTAAGCCctgaaatatgttaaaaataatagcaaactGTCAAGAGGTCTAGAAGAGCCATGCTGAACTCAGTCATATGTTGATCTCCTCTCATCTGACACATGCTTTGATCTGACACAATTTGGATATACAAACACTTGGTTTGAGCTCACCTGGAAGAGTCTGAATCTGGAGAAGAGAGTGTAAATCGCTTTCCAGGTGATGTTACGGTACAGAATTAGAGATGTACCTAGACCCTTTATAGCCATGGTGGTAATGAAAGTTGAATCTTAAGATATGCAAGGCAGAGATGTAAGGAACTGCTGGGAGGGGTGGATGCTGATGTAAATAGGGAAAAGAAGGCAAGGCTTTATTGAGAACAGACCATCAACTTAAAAGGTAATATAGCCCgacaatccaaaaaaaaaaggaaccggGGACATCCTTACATCCTTACCATAGCTTTATACTGAAGCTGATTAAATGTGAGTCTCTTTGCTCTGGGTTCAAGAATGTGAGGAAAGAGTGACTGAAGACAGTTTTCAGCTTTTGAAAGGGGCTGGGTTTATGTTTATGTCAACATTCAGTTGGAGGTGAAAAGGTTAGCACTTGACCCAGGAAGTATCCATGTTTGTTGCAAATAGAGATCTCTGTCAtatatttctttactgttttttttttcagtttgaacTCTGATTATAATAAAAAGAGCTGTTGTTATTGTAAAAAGATCGGTGCATTAAATAGACATAGGTTGGATGAAAATGTTCTTCTAGGGAAAGCTGCAAGCTTCATGACAGAGGAAAGCCTACTTCTTTGAAAATAAACAccaccctcccttccccatgTGAAATGGGCCAACTTAGTAATAAGCAACCACTGAAGTCCAGCCAAATACGCAAGATGCTTAGGCATACCTAAAACTTGAATACTTTTATTACAGACATCTTAAGACCCGTAAACTCTGCTCTGGACCAATCACTCCAGGATCTCAGAGCTGTTCATGATTGTACAGGAAACGGAGACTATCATAGGCTCACAAAGAATAACTGATAGAACTCAGTGCGATATTTCAGGGACATCAAAACATTGTGCGACATGCAGAAGACTAGTCACGAATCACACAAAATATACATTCATTGTGCCATCCATCACATTAACAATTAGCTGGAAATACACTGGATCCAGCCATGATACAAGACAGTGTGGAAAGAAAGGGTGGTTGAAAGAATGGATACCCTTAGGTTACAAATGACCCAGCATGATTTTTAAATGCAGGGTGgccagagaagcagggagagtTGGTTAGAGTTTGGGAAGACTTGGCACAGGAAAAGTGCTTGGCAGGCCTTCTTAACTCTGAAAGAACCAATTGAGGCCAACTTCTGAGGCATCTGACTCTGTTTGAATGAAAGAGGTTTTCTTCTTTCGCCCATAATCACACATGAACTGTATCAGTTTTGAGAATTTGTCCACCCTGTTTGATTTAGTGACCTAcatatttctataaaatgtgtataaagaTAAATCTCTGACGGGAAAGCATTTACAGCCAgcaaactcacacacatgaaaccaGCTAAGTTAAGGGGTGAATTAATTGTGTAAACACAGTGCATCTCTTCTTCATGAGTCTTTGGACACTCTCCTCTATGTCCTACTTAAGGGCCAGGTGGAGAAGAACAATACATAGATAAAAGGAGAGATGCCTCCTTCCTGCAAATGTCTGATGGCAAAGGGAACTAACTGTTCTCCAGCCAACATCTGAAAGGAACCataggttgggggggggggggaatctcaCAACAGTGAAGGAAAGGATGTTGGGAACCATCAGCAGTTGATGTGGATGAAGGAGTTAACTTCCAACCAAGGCTCCAGAATTCTCTGGAAATACCTTATCTTGGCCAGGAGCTCCCCAGATgggatgagaaaggaagagagagtctgtaaagaaaggaagataaGCTAAGAATGTGCTTTGGGTAAGAAATCCCAGTCCGGGgagaagcctgggctacagagttggGCTGGAGTAGCCTCAGTGGGAGGTAGTCAGAGTGTCTGAGGTAGACGATGCCGGAGAAGGGGCACTGGGCGAGGGGCTAGATTTCTCAGATGATTCTTCCGTTTTCTCATCGCTTCCAGGAGGAGTGGCGGGGGAGATGGGCAGGAGCCCCTCCTTCTCACGCTTCTTCTGCTTCATGCGGCGATTCTGGAACCAGATCTTCACCTGGGTCTCATTGAGCTGTAGGGAAGCCGCAATCTCCACCCTGCGCGCTCGTGTGAGGTACTTGTTGAAGTGgaactccttctccagctctgtgagCTGCTTGGTGGTGAAATTGGTGCGCACTGCGTTGGGTTGACCCACGTAGCCGTACTCTCCAACTTTCCCTAgggtagggaaggaagagagaaaaggtaaaaaaaaaaaaaaaaaaaaaacaacttaaaccTTTATCCAGATTGCCCCAAGCTTGAGGCAATATTCGGTTAACTACTGAGCGAGCACAAACCCTATCGGGAAGCGCCAGTGACGAACGATGTGTAAGCAGTGTTAACCTGAAGTCAACCATTATTGTGATCAGGCTCGTGATTAATGGAGCCTTGTAGATATTAACAgaacatcaccatcaccaccatcaccacctcccaCTCCCCGCACACTATCTAACTCTAGACCACTTAAACCTCAGCCCCTGTGAAACGCTTTTGCCTCTGCACACCTGGGCACCCTACACCACTCACTACAACTCTAGATGACATTAGACGTAAACAAGaaccaatcttttaaaaaaatcattcattttcctAGGAAACTAGGTGTGCCGGCCCCTTTCAAAAATCGAACAGCATTTGTCTGTCAGCCGGCAGGACTTACCTGTTTTGGGAGGGTTTCTTTTAACTTTCATCCAGTCAAAGGTCTGCGCTGGAGAAGACGTCTCTGAAGCAGGGGAACGACAGGCTTCTTGGTGGCTGGCGTGGAGAGGGGATAAGGAGTTATTATACGTGGCCAGGGCCAGAGTCTGCTGCTCTTGTCCATATGAGTGGTGAATGTACTGGGGCGAGCCCACTGTGCCCCCAGCATaaccctggtggtggtggtgatgctggaCCATGGGAGTCGAGAGGTTTCCAGAGTAAACAGCGGGAGCGCACGGGGGGTACCCACCACTTACGTCTGCTTCCTGATTTAATCCATAGGGGCCATAAGGCGCACTGAAGTTCTGCGCGCCATAGTTTGGACCACAACTCGAGTGGGAATAAGAAACCCCAAGGTTTCCAGAAGTCTGGTAAGTAGCCGTctgggggtggtgatggtggtggtggtggtggtggtggtggggcgaGCTGATCTGCACCCCCCTGCCCACTAGGAAGCGGTCGTCGCCGCCGCAGCTGTTGGCACTGACCGCGCAGGATTGGAAAGTTGTAATCCCATGGTCAGAGGGGTAAGCTCGCGCGGAGCAGGTCCCAGAGTCGCCACTGCCAAGGATGGGGTATTCCAGAAAGGAGTTCATTCTTGCATTGTCCATCTGTCACTGAGTGATTGGGTCCTGCGAAGCCCTGGGTGACCGTGCCAACTTTCTCACTTCCTCCATaggaccagagaagaaaaatgatatgAATGTACAGTGCGCAAGAGGCGGGGCGGGCAGGCGGAGGGCTCGCGGGGAAGGACACGTGACTCTGCCAGCCAATGGCTGAGCCGCCTGCGAAAGTTTACCGGCTGCGGCCGTGATGGATCACCGTTTCAGTGGCATTTAAATCCCCGGCGCTCCTCAGTGTAGGTGACGCGCGCTCGCCCCCCCAGGCAGCCCGGGCCGCGGCAGTAGCTGCGGCCGCTCCCGGAGCTGACTTGGAGCACTGGGACCAAAGGGAGTCGAGACTGCCATCTGCGCGCGCCCGGCTCTGCGCGCCTCCGCCGCCAGATGTGGGGGGATGGGAGGCCCCCTCCGCGGCCCCTTCCCCACCcagcccagaaagctgaactggTAAGAGGTGAGAGGGGATGAGGCCTCCTGGCTCTCTTGTGGCGGGCATCTTGTGGGCCGAAAATCTCTGCGTGGTCGCAAGGACCCTGGCGGAGCTGGGAGCACTCGGGGTGGGAAGGGTGGGAATCCAACAGACACCACGCCCTCAGCTCGGGGGACGGCCGCCACTACCCAACCCCTGCAGAGACCTGAGCCCGGAATCCCGGCGCCTAGGGCGAGGTTGCGTCACTGGCTCGCCAGCCTCGGAATGTAGAGGGACGTGCGCAGAGGATTGACTGGGAGGAACCATGGTGAATGTGCTGGGGaccaaagcaagaaaagaaacttctGTCCTCATCCAAAGGGTCTTAGAGCCCTCTTCCCTGATTCCTGCCGGCCAATAGCACGGCAATGGGAGCTTCTGTAATTCGACCCCAGGGTCccgggatgggggggggggtgtggggtggggcggggaagGCCTAGGAACCCAGCTCTCTGGGAAAGGCCGGGTGTCcactcttctctgcctctccctctcccctccttctcttcccctctctccttctcagtCGCTTTGCTCTTGGTAGCCCTGCAAGATCGGGGCTACTCTGCTACTGGAGTTTAAGGAGTAGAAGGCAGAGGAGATAGTTGACGCCAGCAGACGTGGCTGACTGGCGTGAGGGCTGAGCCTGAGCTGCAGACCATCTGCCAACTCTTAGAGACCCAGGAGCATGCTCACTCTAGGGTAGGCCTCAGAGGGGCAGATAACAGGCAGCTCCTAAAAAGTATGCAGACCTCCCCCGTCGAGTTTCTCTCTTCCAGGAGAGGCAAGTTAGGAGTGGAAGAGCCCCCTCTTCCCACCATCCCCTATTGCCTGTGTggactgggggctgggggggggggtgaggaccGGCAGGTGGGAGGGGCATGGACAGATGGCTGAGTGGATGGGACCCTTTCCAAAGGGCTTGTGTGAACCTGCATGTCACTCCCCAGAGAGACACGTGCAGATGTGAGCATCATCCCAGGACAGAGGTCCTGTTTCCCATCAACCTTGTCCTGCAATGATGCTGA contains:
- the Hoxa1 gene encoding homeobox protein Hox-A1 isoform X2, whose product is MDNARMNSFLEYPILGSGDSGTCSARAYPSDHGITTFQSCAVSANSCGGDDRFLVGRGVQISSPHHHHHHHHHHHPQTATYQTSGNLGVSYSHSSCGPNYGAQNFSAPYGPYGLNQEADPPRSLSFPCFRDVFSSADL
- the Hoxa1 gene encoding homeobox protein Hox-A1 isoform X1; translation: MDNARMNSFLEYPILGSGDSGTCSARAYPSDHGITTFQSCAVSANSCGGDDRFLVGRGVQISSPHHHHHHHHHHHPQTATYQTSGNLGVSYSHSSCGPNYGAQNFSAPYGPYGLNQEADVSGGYPPCAPAVYSGNLSTPMVQHHHHHQGYAGGTVGSPQYIHHSYGQEQQTLALATYNNSLSPLHASHQEACRSPASETSSPAQTFDWMKVKRNPPKTGKVGEYGYVGQPNAVRTNFTTKQLTELEKEFHFNKYLTRARRVEIAASLQLNETQVKIWFQNRRMKQKKREKEGLLPISPATPPGSDEKTEESSEKSSPSPSAPSPASSTSDTLTTSH